In Arsenicicoccus dermatophilus, a genomic segment contains:
- a CDS encoding glycogen/starch/alpha-glucan phosphorylase, translated as MHDSSWLADEDPQAYSPDYEGPRITPTSPLAAAPVGRPPRTVEGFAREFLRELSFGEGVALSRSSRNDQYLALSRTIRHYLMADWLETARRRREQPTKMVGYLSAEYLLGRQMGNALLATDLGEIAKEALQSLGLDLKTMRAQEVEPGLGNGGLGRLAACFVDSLATMDVPCIGYGIRYEYGIFRQTFEGGRQVEVPDSWLHLGDPWGFPHPDRAVQVGFGGRTETVTEDGVERSRWIPEWNVLGVPYHYMVPGYQNGVVNTLRLWSAKATQEFDLQVFNSGDYAQAVRAQTTAENISKVLYPEDSTPQGRELRLQQQYFFVACSLKDFIDRTLEKGFDLHRLDERIIFQLNDTHPVIAIPELMRLLMDEHGFAWDEAWAVTSRCFAYTCHTLLPEALEVWPVELVGRLLPRHLEIIYRINEEFLADVRSQFPGDELRVRRMSIIQDHPERAVRMANLATVAGVKVNGVAELHSQLLRDKVLPDFSAMWPDKFTNVTNGITPRRFVRLANPGLSQLITDTIGVGWETRLERLEALEPFAEDEEFRERFRAAKQANKDRLRKLLVVRDGIEIPEHAMIDAMVKRLHEYKRQTLKLLHIVSTYQQIIDGEVAKDDVVARTFVFGAKAAPGYQMAKEIIFLINSVAETINADERVQGTLSVAFPANYNVTLANRLIPAADLSEQISLAGKEASGTGNMKFALNGALTIGTDDGANVEIRERVGDENFFLFGMLEPQVAELQAKGYVPSAVYEANPSLKKAMDLLASGHFTGGDRGLAAPVVDDLLYNDRFMTLGDFQSYVETQARVDAYYQDQEAWTRSAILNVARCGFFSSDRSMRDYLRRIWMPTH; from the coding sequence ATGCACGACTCGAGCTGGTTGGCGGACGAGGACCCGCAGGCCTACAGCCCGGACTACGAGGGCCCCCGCATCACCCCGACCAGCCCGCTCGCCGCGGCCCCCGTCGGCCGTCCGCCTCGCACCGTCGAGGGCTTCGCCCGGGAGTTCCTGCGCGAGCTGAGCTTCGGCGAGGGTGTGGCCCTGTCGCGGTCCTCGCGCAACGACCAGTACCTCGCGCTGTCGCGCACCATCCGCCACTACCTCATGGCCGACTGGCTGGAGACCGCGCGTCGGCGCCGCGAGCAGCCGACCAAGATGGTGGGTTACCTGTCCGCCGAGTACCTGCTGGGTCGTCAGATGGGCAACGCGCTGCTCGCCACCGACCTCGGCGAGATCGCCAAGGAGGCCCTGCAGAGCCTGGGTCTGGACCTCAAGACCATGCGCGCCCAGGAGGTCGAGCCGGGCCTCGGCAACGGTGGCCTCGGTCGTCTCGCCGCGTGCTTCGTGGATTCCCTCGCCACCATGGACGTCCCCTGCATCGGCTACGGGATCCGGTACGAGTACGGCATCTTCCGGCAGACCTTCGAGGGCGGCCGTCAGGTCGAGGTGCCCGACTCCTGGCTGCACCTCGGCGATCCCTGGGGCTTCCCGCACCCGGACCGCGCGGTCCAGGTGGGCTTCGGCGGTCGCACCGAGACGGTCACCGAGGACGGCGTCGAGCGCAGCCGCTGGATCCCGGAGTGGAATGTCCTGGGCGTGCCCTACCACTACATGGTCCCGGGCTACCAGAACGGCGTGGTCAACACCCTGCGTCTGTGGTCGGCGAAGGCCACCCAGGAGTTCGACCTGCAGGTCTTCAACTCCGGCGACTACGCGCAGGCGGTCCGCGCCCAGACCACCGCCGAGAACATCTCCAAGGTGCTCTACCCCGAGGACTCGACGCCGCAGGGCCGCGAGCTGCGCCTGCAGCAGCAGTACTTCTTCGTCGCCTGCTCGCTGAAGGACTTCATCGACCGGACCCTGGAGAAGGGCTTCGACCTCCACCGCCTCGACGAACGGATCATCTTCCAGCTCAACGACACCCACCCGGTCATCGCGATCCCGGAGCTGATGCGCCTCCTCATGGACGAGCACGGCTTCGCGTGGGACGAGGCCTGGGCGGTCACCAGCCGGTGCTTCGCCTACACCTGCCACACCCTGCTGCCGGAGGCCCTCGAGGTCTGGCCGGTCGAGCTCGTCGGCCGGCTCCTGCCGCGGCACCTGGAGATCATCTACCGCATCAACGAGGAGTTCCTGGCCGACGTCCGCAGCCAGTTCCCCGGTGACGAGCTGCGCGTGCGGCGTATGTCGATCATCCAGGACCACCCCGAGCGCGCGGTCCGGATGGCCAACCTCGCCACCGTCGCCGGCGTCAAGGTCAACGGCGTCGCCGAGCTGCACTCCCAGCTGCTGCGCGACAAGGTGCTGCCCGACTTCTCGGCCATGTGGCCGGACAAGTTCACCAACGTCACCAACGGCATCACCCCCCGCCGCTTCGTGCGCCTGGCCAACCCCGGTCTGAGCCAGCTCATCACGGACACCATCGGTGTCGGGTGGGAGACCAGGCTCGAGCGGCTCGAGGCCCTGGAGCCCTTCGCCGAGGACGAGGAGTTCCGCGAGCGCTTCCGCGCGGCCAAGCAGGCCAACAAGGACCGCCTGCGCAAGCTGCTCGTCGTCCGTGACGGGATCGAGATCCCCGAGCACGCCATGATCGACGCGATGGTCAAGCGGCTGCACGAGTACAAGCGTCAGACGCTGAAGCTGCTGCACATCGTCTCGACCTACCAGCAGATCATCGACGGCGAGGTCGCCAAGGACGACGTGGTCGCCCGCACCTTCGTCTTCGGCGCCAAGGCCGCGCCCGGCTACCAGATGGCCAAGGAGATCATCTTCCTGATCAACTCGGTCGCCGAGACGATCAACGCCGACGAGCGGGTCCAGGGCACCCTGTCGGTGGCCTTCCCGGCCAACTACAACGTCACCCTGGCCAACCGGCTGATCCCGGCCGCCGACCTGTCCGAGCAGATCTCGCTCGCCGGCAAGGAGGCCTCGGGCACGGGCAACATGAAGTTCGCCCTCAACGGCGCCCTGACCATCGGCACCGACGACGGCGCCAATGTCGAGATCCGCGAGCGCGTCGGCGACGAGAACTTCTTCCTCTTCGGGATGCTCGAGCCGCAGGTCGCCGAGCTGCAGGCCAAGGGTTACGTCCCGAGCGCGGTCTACGAGGCCAACCCGAGCCTGAAGAAGGCCATGGACCTGCTCGCCTCGGGGCACTTCACCGGCGGCGACCGCGGCCTGGCGGCCCCGGTGGTCGACGACCTGCTCTACAACGACCGGTTCATGACCCTCGGGGACTTCCAGTCGTACGTCGAGACCCAGGCGCGGGTCGACGCGTACTACCAGGACCAGGAGGCGTGGACCCGCTCGGCGATCCTCAACGTCGCCCGCTGCGGGTTCTTCTCCTCCGACCGGTCGATGAGGGACTACCTGCGCCGGATCTGGATGCCCACGCACTGA
- the glgB gene encoding 1,4-alpha-glucan branching protein GlgB, producing MAGTSRIEKGATITPDKRETVQAWIGRQRWYVGKGSGVAPRLERVGSYRFEDPAHEVGIETLLLRDVSVQPPVTYQVPLTYRGAPLEGADHALVGVVEHSVLGTRHVYDATHDPVYVAELVRTIVESDTGSTPDHGTPDVHVTGEPTDACSPMTVRSARVLSGEQSNTSIIVETDGKPLIVKVFRILSPGDNPDVTVQTALAAAGSTLVPSPAGALRGRWTRDGRQVSGHLAFAQEFLPDVRDAWRVALESASTGGDFTERARALGVATGEVHRTLADTMETAVATAEDRRTLALSMRNRFVLAAEAHPPLRAQEPEIERVLGAARDAEWPRLQRIHGDYHLGQVLDVPGRGWVLLDFEGEPLRPLRQRTRPDLVLRDVAGMLRSFDYAAGSVAQEDPSRAEAARAWAEAARAAFVAGYAEATGVDPRREPEVLRALELDKALYEIDYEARNRPSWLPIPTSAVTRLVTAATGDTTGQQEHRLPQTPEDEAATVPVEEKAPALAARTTPETPAPAASEEEPPTAPAATVQDEAAAPAASEPETPAPAAPEDDTADATTAGASRRVRHAPVSAAVSGIAAQLGSTARFVARTVARTATTGTVQPVAASGPVPAGGHDRPSEDARATDPVAGTDPTPVAPAAENHGPDLAEDAPTTDARPAPAPAQIDEPAEVQGSAVETPEPAPEPVAAVEATAGAPAVEEPTPDLTEETLMADETTAPLEPTPRPATDGANPEPASPAYDQEQDPATDGRQPEGAARHLPVPTDQINRLVHGHHHDPHSVLGGRVGDGLVTIRTFKPRAATVDLLLEGGRTVPFAHEHEGVWVATIEGTDVPDYRVAVDYGDGFKHTIDDPYRFLPTLGEMDIHLIGEGRHERLWEVLGAHVREYDGPMGVTRGTAFAVWAPNAQAVRLAGDFNTWDSQAHPMRSLGSSGLWELFVPGVEEGIRYKYDILGKDGQWRGKADPLARATEIPPATASVVERSSYTWHDQEWIAERDATSRHEAPMSVYEVHLGSWRQGLSYTELATQLVDYVKDLGFTHVELLPVAEHPYGPSWGYQVTGYYAPTSRFGSPDEFRHLVDALHQAGIGVILDWVPAHFPKDAFALARFDGEAVYEHPDPRRGDQPDWGTHVFDFGRPQVRNFLVANALFWLEEFHVDGLRVDAVASMLYLDYSRKDGEWLPNVYGGREHLEAVQMLQETNATVYRRHPGAMMIAEESTSWPGVTRPTEAGGLGFGFKWNMGWMHDTLDYVEHDPIHRQYHHGEMTFGLVYAFSESFVLPISHDEVVYGKGSLLRKMPGDRWQQLANLRAYLAFMWAHPGKKLLFMGQEFAQEAEWADGSSLDWWLLDQPWHRAAHQMVRSMNATYQASPALWQLDTSGEGFQWIDANDATGNVFSFVRYGKDGGSGRVPAVACVSNFAGAPHEGYRIGLPGPGVWREVLNTDAAEWNGSGVGNLGQVVAEPVPWHGFAWSAVITCPPLATVWLAAEEDVERHHEASRAQERPELVAAAEAQRAAEAREAADAAERPELSETSAEG from the coding sequence ATGGCCGGCACCTCCCGGATCGAGAAGGGCGCGACGATCACGCCCGACAAGCGCGAGACCGTCCAGGCGTGGATCGGACGGCAGCGGTGGTATGTCGGAAAGGGCTCGGGCGTGGCACCGCGGCTCGAGCGCGTCGGCAGCTATCGCTTCGAGGACCCCGCCCACGAGGTGGGCATCGAGACCCTGCTGCTGCGGGACGTCTCGGTGCAGCCGCCGGTGACCTACCAGGTCCCGCTGACCTATCGCGGGGCACCGCTCGAGGGGGCAGACCACGCGCTGGTCGGCGTGGTGGAGCACTCCGTGCTCGGCACCCGCCATGTCTACGACGCCACCCACGACCCGGTCTACGTCGCCGAGCTGGTCCGCACCATCGTGGAGTCGGACACCGGCTCGACCCCGGACCACGGCACCCCCGACGTGCACGTCACCGGGGAGCCGACGGATGCCTGCTCGCCGATGACGGTCCGCTCCGCGCGGGTCCTGTCCGGCGAGCAGTCCAACACCTCGATCATCGTGGAGACCGACGGGAAACCCTTGATCGTCAAGGTCTTCCGGATCCTGTCCCCCGGCGACAACCCGGACGTGACCGTCCAGACCGCCCTGGCGGCCGCCGGCTCGACGCTGGTGCCCAGCCCCGCCGGCGCGCTGCGCGGCCGGTGGACCCGGGACGGCCGCCAGGTCTCGGGGCACCTGGCCTTCGCCCAGGAGTTCCTGCCCGACGTGCGCGACGCCTGGCGGGTGGCCCTCGAGTCCGCCTCCACCGGAGGCGACTTCACCGAGCGTGCCCGCGCCCTCGGCGTTGCCACCGGGGAGGTCCACCGCACCCTGGCCGACACCATGGAGACGGCCGTAGCCACGGCCGAGGACCGCAGGACGCTGGCGCTGTCCATGCGCAACCGCTTCGTGCTCGCCGCGGAGGCGCACCCGCCGCTGCGCGCCCAGGAGCCCGAGATCGAGCGGGTGCTCGGCGCGGCCCGCGACGCCGAGTGGCCCCGGTTGCAGCGCATCCACGGCGACTACCACCTAGGCCAGGTCCTCGACGTCCCCGGCCGCGGCTGGGTGCTGCTCGACTTCGAGGGGGAGCCGCTGCGGCCGCTGCGGCAGCGGACCCGTCCCGACCTGGTGCTGCGCGACGTCGCCGGCATGCTGCGGTCCTTCGACTATGCCGCCGGGTCGGTGGCACAGGAGGATCCGTCCCGCGCCGAGGCCGCCCGCGCCTGGGCCGAGGCCGCCCGGGCGGCTTTCGTGGCCGGGTATGCCGAGGCGACCGGCGTCGACCCGCGCCGCGAGCCGGAGGTGCTGCGCGCGTTGGAGCTCGACAAGGCGCTGTACGAGATCGACTACGAGGCGCGCAACCGCCCGTCGTGGCTGCCCATCCCCACCAGCGCCGTCACCCGGCTCGTGACCGCTGCGACGGGAGACACCACGGGGCAGCAGGAGCACCGCCTCCCCCAGACCCCTGAGGACGAGGCTGCCACGGTCCCGGTCGAGGAGAAGGCGCCGGCCCTGGCGGCGCGGACCACGCCCGAGACACCCGCCCCGGCGGCCTCCGAGGAGGAGCCCCCGACCGCACCGGCCGCGACGGTCCAGGATGAGGCCGCCGCCCCGGCCGCCTCCGAGCCCGAGACACCCGCCCCGGCGGCCCCCGAGGACGACACCGCCGACGCGACCACCGCCGGTGCGTCTCGTCGGGTCCGCCACGCGCCGGTCAGCGCCGCGGTGTCCGGGATCGCGGCCCAGCTGGGCTCGACCGCCCGCTTCGTGGCGCGGACCGTCGCGAGGACCGCGACCACCGGCACCGTGCAGCCCGTCGCAGCGTCCGGTCCGGTCCCGGCCGGCGGTCACGACCGTCCCTCCGAGGACGCCCGCGCCACCGATCCGGTCGCCGGCACCGACCCGACGCCCGTCGCACCGGCGGCCGAGAACCACGGGCCGGACCTGGCCGAGGACGCCCCGACGACCGACGCACGACCGGCACCGGCACCGGCACAGATCGACGAGCCTGCCGAGGTCCAGGGCTCCGCCGTCGAGACGCCCGAGCCTGCTCCCGAGCCGGTCGCCGCCGTCGAGGCCACGGCCGGCGCGCCTGCCGTCGAGGAGCCCACACCGGACCTGACCGAGGAGACCCTGATGGCCGACGAGACCACGGCACCCCTGGAGCCGACCCCGAGGCCGGCGACGGACGGCGCGAACCCGGAGCCCGCCTCCCCGGCGTACGACCAGGAGCAGGACCCGGCCACCGACGGCCGGCAGCCGGAGGGCGCCGCCCGCCACCTGCCCGTGCCCACCGACCAGATCAACCGGCTGGTCCACGGCCACCACCACGACCCCCACTCGGTCCTCGGCGGCCGCGTCGGCGATGGCCTGGTCACCATCCGCACCTTCAAGCCGCGGGCCGCGACGGTGGACCTCCTCCTCGAGGGCGGCCGCACGGTCCCCTTCGCGCACGAGCACGAGGGCGTCTGGGTCGCCACGATCGAGGGCACCGACGTCCCCGACTACCGCGTGGCGGTGGACTACGGCGACGGCTTCAAGCACACCATCGACGATCCCTACCGGTTCCTGCCCACGCTCGGCGAGATGGACATCCACCTCATCGGCGAGGGGCGCCACGAGCGGCTGTGGGAGGTCCTCGGCGCGCACGTGCGCGAGTACGACGGGCCGATGGGCGTCACCCGGGGCACGGCCTTCGCGGTGTGGGCCCCCAACGCCCAGGCCGTGCGCCTGGCCGGCGACTTCAACACCTGGGACTCCCAGGCGCACCCGATGCGCTCGCTCGGCTCGTCCGGCCTGTGGGAGCTGTTCGTCCCCGGCGTCGAGGAGGGCATCCGCTACAAGTACGACATCCTCGGCAAGGACGGCCAGTGGCGCGGCAAGGCCGACCCGCTGGCCCGGGCCACCGAGATCCCGCCCGCCACCGCGTCGGTCGTCGAGCGCTCGTCGTACACCTGGCACGACCAGGAGTGGATCGCCGAGCGGGACGCCACCTCGCGCCACGAGGCCCCCATGTCGGTCTACGAGGTGCACCTCGGCTCCTGGCGACAGGGACTGAGCTACACCGAGCTGGCCACCCAGCTGGTCGACTACGTCAAGGACCTCGGGTTCACGCACGTCGAGCTGCTGCCCGTCGCCGAGCACCCCTACGGCCCCTCGTGGGGCTACCAGGTGACCGGCTACTACGCCCCGACGTCGCGGTTCGGCTCGCCCGACGAGTTCCGTCACCTCGTCGACGCCCTGCACCAGGCCGGGATCGGCGTCATCCTCGACTGGGTGCCCGCCCACTTCCCCAAGGACGCGTTCGCGCTCGCGCGGTTCGACGGGGAGGCGGTCTACGAGCACCCCGACCCGCGCCGCGGCGACCAGCCCGACTGGGGCACGCACGTCTTCGACTTCGGCCGGCCGCAGGTCCGCAACTTCCTCGTCGCCAACGCGCTGTTCTGGCTCGAGGAGTTCCACGTGGACGGCCTGCGCGTGGACGCCGTCGCCTCGATGCTCTACCTCGACTACTCCCGCAAGGACGGCGAGTGGCTGCCCAACGTGTATGGCGGGCGGGAGCACCTCGAGGCCGTGCAGATGCTCCAGGAGACCAACGCGACCGTCTACCGCCGCCACCCCGGCGCCATGATGATCGCCGAGGAGTCCACCTCCTGGCCGGGCGTCACCCGCCCCACCGAGGCGGGCGGTCTGGGCTTCGGCTTCAAGTGGAACATGGGCTGGATGCACGACACCCTCGACTACGTCGAGCACGACCCGATCCACCGGCAGTACCACCACGGCGAGATGACCTTCGGGCTCGTCTACGCGTTCAGCGAGAGCTTCGTGCTGCCGATCTCCCACGACGAGGTCGTCTACGGCAAGGGCTCGCTGCTGCGCAAGATGCCAGGCGACCGCTGGCAGCAGCTCGCCAACCTGCGGGCCTACCTCGCCTTCATGTGGGCGCACCCCGGCAAGAAGCTCCTGTTCATGGGTCAGGAGTTCGCGCAGGAGGCCGAGTGGGCCGACGGCAGCTCGCTGGACTGGTGGCTCCTCGACCAGCCCTGGCACCGGGCCGCGCACCAGATGGTCCGGTCGATGAACGCGACCTACCAGGCCTCCCCCGCCCTGTGGCAGCTCGACACCAGCGGTGAGGGCTTCCAGTGGATCGACGCGAACGACGCCACGGGCAACGTCTTCTCGTTCGTGCGCTACGGCAAGGACGGCGGCTCGGGACGGGTCCCCGCCGTCGCCTGCGTCTCGAACTTCGCGGGTGCCCCGCACGAGGGCTACCGGATCGGCCTGCCCGGGCCGGGGGTCTGGCGCGAGGTCCTCAACACCGACGCCGCCGAGTGGAACGGCTCAGGGGTCGGCAACCTCGGCCAGGTCGTCGCCGAGCCGGTCCCGTGGCACGGCTTCGCGTGGTCCGCGGTGATCACCTGCCCGCCGCTCGCCACGGTGTGGCTCGCCGCCGAGGAGGACGTCGAGCGTCACCACGAGGCGTCCCGGGCCCAGGAGCGCCCCGAGCTCGTCGCCGCGGCCGAGGCCCAGCGCGCGGCGGAGGCCCGGGAGGCGGCCGACGCCGCCGAGCGGCCCGAGCTGAGCGAGACGTCCGCCGAGGGCTGA
- a CDS encoding maltotransferase domain-containing protein, with translation MSSHPLSTAPQTPVGRIPVLAVTPSVDGGLRPVASVVGEPIPVTATVFREGHDAVNASVAVTDPAGTTTYLPMTCTNVGLSRWEATIVADREGLWSFTVEGWSDPYGTWHHDAVIKVEAGIDVELMLEEGARVLERAIERVERSPEQRAILTGAIAALRDTTRDPRERLYVAASGPVEHELTARPLRELVSPAPAQSWLVERPLALCGAWYEIFPRSEGAYQDEDGTWHTGTLRTAAERLPAIAEMGFDVVYLTPIHPIGTTNRKGPNNTLTAGPLDVGSPYAIGAEAGGHDAIEPSLGTFEDFDAFVARARELGLEVALDIALQCSPDHPWVTEHPEWFTTRADGTIAYAENPPKKYQDIYPLNFDNDPAGIYQAVRDVIQVWIDHGVTLFRVDNPHTKPVEFWQWLIADVAQDHPETIWLAEAFTKPAMMHTLGKIGFQQSYTYFAWRNQRWELEEYVRELAGDAASYMRPSFWPTTHDILTPYMQFGGPAAWKARAALAATLVPTYGIYAGYELMECVARPGAEEQIDNEKYQLKDRRWADYEPGGAKEGQSLAGYLRRLNEIRRAHPSLHLLRNITFHHCDDENIIVFSKTATLPDGREDTVIVVANLDPHSTRESWVHLDMGALGLGPDDGFVARDEITGAEWHWGQHDFVRVGREGEPVHVIHVRRF, from the coding sequence GTGAGCTCCCACCCCCTCTCCACCGCCCCCCAGACCCCTGTCGGCCGCATCCCCGTGCTGGCGGTGACGCCCAGCGTGGACGGAGGCCTGCGCCCCGTCGCGTCCGTCGTCGGGGAGCCGATACCGGTCACGGCCACCGTGTTTCGTGAGGGGCACGACGCCGTCAACGCCTCCGTAGCCGTCACGGACCCCGCCGGCACCACGACCTACCTGCCGATGACCTGCACCAACGTCGGCCTGTCCCGGTGGGAGGCGACGATCGTCGCGGACCGCGAGGGCCTGTGGTCGTTCACCGTCGAGGGCTGGTCGGACCCCTACGGCACCTGGCACCACGACGCCGTCATCAAGGTCGAGGCCGGCATCGACGTCGAGCTGATGCTGGAGGAGGGTGCCCGCGTCCTGGAGCGCGCCATCGAGCGTGTCGAGCGCAGCCCGGAGCAGCGCGCGATCCTCACCGGCGCGATCGCCGCCCTGCGCGACACCACCCGCGACCCCCGGGAGCGCCTGTACGTCGCGGCGTCCGGCCCGGTGGAGCACGAGCTGACCGCCCGTCCGCTGCGCGAGCTGGTCTCCCCCGCGCCCGCCCAGTCCTGGCTGGTGGAGCGCCCGCTCGCCCTGTGCGGCGCGTGGTACGAGATCTTCCCGCGCTCCGAGGGCGCCTACCAGGACGAGGACGGCACCTGGCACACTGGGACGCTGCGCACAGCCGCCGAGCGCCTGCCCGCGATCGCCGAGATGGGCTTCGACGTCGTCTACCTCACGCCGATCCACCCCATCGGCACCACCAACCGCAAGGGCCCCAACAACACGCTGACCGCCGGCCCGCTGGACGTGGGCTCGCCCTATGCCATCGGCGCGGAGGCGGGCGGTCACGACGCCATCGAGCCGTCGCTGGGGACCTTCGAGGACTTCGACGCCTTCGTGGCCCGCGCCCGCGAGCTCGGTCTGGAGGTCGCGCTCGACATCGCGCTGCAGTGCTCGCCCGACCACCCCTGGGTGACCGAGCACCCGGAGTGGTTCACGACGCGCGCCGACGGGACGATCGCCTACGCCGAGAACCCCCCCAAGAAGTACCAGGACATCTACCCGCTCAACTTCGACAACGACCCGGCCGGCATCTACCAGGCCGTCCGCGACGTGATCCAGGTCTGGATCGACCACGGGGTCACGCTCTTCCGCGTCGACAACCCGCACACCAAGCCGGTGGAGTTCTGGCAGTGGCTCATCGCCGACGTCGCTCAGGACCATCCCGAGACCATCTGGCTGGCCGAGGCCTTCACCAAGCCGGCGATGATGCACACCCTGGGCAAGATCGGTTTCCAGCAGAGCTACACCTACTTCGCCTGGCGCAACCAGAGGTGGGAGCTCGAGGAGTACGTCCGCGAGCTGGCCGGCGACGCCGCGAGCTACATGCGGCCGTCCTTCTGGCCGACCACGCACGACATCCTCACGCCGTACATGCAGTTCGGCGGACCGGCTGCCTGGAAGGCCCGCGCGGCCCTCGCCGCGACGTTGGTCCCCACCTACGGCATCTACGCGGGCTACGAGCTCATGGAGTGCGTCGCCCGTCCGGGCGCCGAGGAGCAGATCGACAACGAGAAGTACCAGCTCAAGGACCGCCGCTGGGCGGACTACGAGCCGGGCGGCGCCAAGGAGGGGCAGTCGCTCGCGGGCTACCTGCGCCGGCTCAACGAGATCCGCCGCGCCCACCCGAGCCTGCACCTGCTGCGCAACATCACCTTCCACCACTGCGACGACGAGAACATCATCGTGTTCTCCAAGACGGCGACCCTGCCCGACGGCCGGGAGGACACCGTGATCGTCGTGGCCAACCTCGACCCCCACTCCACGCGCGAGTCCTGGGTGCACCTGGACATGGGCGCCCTGGGCCTGGGGCCGGACGACGGCTTCGTCGCCCGCGACGAGATCACCGGTGCCGAGTGGCACTGGGGCCAGCACGACTTCGTCCGCGTCGGTCGCGAGGGCGAGCCGGTCCACGTTATCCACGTGCGGAGGTTCTGA
- the treS gene encoding maltose alpha-D-glucosyltransferase, with translation MQGLSLNQPGLQHDPSWFRKAVFYEVLIRAFADSNGSGAGDFTGLINKLDYLQWLGVDCLWLPPFYASPLRDGGYDIADYRAVLPEFGTLPEFTELVAQAHARGIRIITDFVMNHTSDQHPWFQASRSEPDGPYGDYYVWSDDDTLYSEARIIFVDTEVSNWTFDPVRRQFFWHRFFSHQPDLNFENPKVQEEMLDVVRYWMDMGIDGFRLDAVPYLFEEEGHNGENHPKTHEFLARLRRMVDTEYPGRILLAEANQMPHEVVDYFGSEEDPECQMCFHFPVMPRLYYALREGKATSIVKVLEDTPAIPPGTQWGTFLRNHDELTLEMVDPEERAAMYGWYAPDPRMKANVGIRRRLAPLLDNSRAEIELINALVLSLPGSPCLYYGDEIGMGDNIWLQDRDAVRTPMQWTPDRNAGFSTADPGKLYLPVIQSLVYHHNNVNVEAQMASSSSLLHWIRGMLSVRRHHPVMGMGTFEVQANDNDAILAFLREIRPEDATEDGPAEAVLCVNNLSPRPQGTRIQLPERFVGAQVVDLFGGSGFVPVDEQGRFVVTMGSRDFFWLQLVPAAPTTDTGNES, from the coding sequence GTGCAGGGCCTGTCGCTCAACCAGCCCGGTCTTCAGCACGACCCCAGCTGGTTCCGCAAGGCGGTGTTCTACGAGGTCCTGATCCGGGCCTTCGCCGACAGCAACGGCTCCGGCGCAGGCGACTTCACCGGTCTGATCAACAAGCTCGACTACCTGCAGTGGCTCGGCGTGGACTGCCTCTGGCTGCCGCCGTTCTACGCCTCGCCCCTGCGCGACGGCGGCTACGACATCGCCGACTACCGCGCGGTGCTGCCGGAGTTCGGGACGCTGCCGGAGTTCACGGAGCTCGTCGCGCAGGCGCACGCCCGCGGGATCCGGATCATCACCGACTTCGTGATGAACCACACGAGCGACCAGCACCCGTGGTTCCAGGCGAGCCGGTCCGAGCCCGACGGCCCGTACGGCGACTACTACGTCTGGTCCGACGACGACACGCTCTACTCCGAGGCGCGCATCATCTTCGTCGACACCGAGGTGTCGAACTGGACCTTCGACCCGGTCCGGCGGCAGTTCTTCTGGCACCGCTTCTTCTCCCACCAGCCGGACCTGAACTTCGAGAACCCGAAGGTCCAGGAGGAGATGCTCGACGTCGTCCGCTACTGGATGGACATGGGCATCGACGGCTTCCGGCTCGACGCGGTCCCCTACCTGTTCGAGGAGGAGGGGCACAACGGCGAGAACCATCCCAAGACCCACGAGTTCCTCGCCCGGCTGCGGCGGATGGTCGACACGGAGTACCCCGGCCGGATCCTGCTGGCCGAGGCCAACCAGATGCCGCACGAGGTCGTCGACTACTTCGGGTCCGAGGAGGACCCGGAGTGCCAGATGTGCTTCCACTTCCCGGTGATGCCCCGGCTGTACTACGCGCTGCGCGAGGGCAAGGCGACGTCGATCGTCAAGGTCCTCGAGGACACCCCCGCCATACCGCCGGGGACCCAGTGGGGCACCTTCCTGCGCAACCACGACGAGCTCACCCTCGAGATGGTCGACCCGGAGGAACGGGCCGCGATGTACGGGTGGTACGCCCCCGACCCGCGGATGAAGGCCAACGTCGGCATCCGGCGCCGCCTGGCCCCGCTCCTCGACAACTCCCGCGCCGAGATCGAGCTGATCAACGCGCTGGTCCTCTCGCTGCCCGGCTCGCCCTGCCTGTACTACGGCGACGAGATCGGGATGGGCGACAACATCTGGCTGCAGGACCGCGACGCCGTCCGCACCCCGATGCAGTGGACGCCGGACCGCAACGCGGGCTTCTCCACCGCGGACCCGGGCAAGCTCTACCTCCCGGTCATCCAGTCGCTCGTGTACCACCACAACAACGTCAACGTCGAGGCACAGATGGCCTCGAGCTCCTCGCTGCTGCACTGGATCCGCGGGATGCTGTCGGTGCGCAGGCACCACCCCGTCATGGGGATGGGCACCTTCGAGGTGCAGGCCAACGACAACGACGCGATCCTGGCCTTCCTGCGGGAGATCCGTCCCGAGGACGCCACCGAGGACGGGCCCGCCGAGGCCGTGCTCTGCGTCAACAACCTCTCCCCCCGTCCCCAGGGCACGCGCATCCAGCTCCCGGAGCGCTTCGTCGGCGCCCAGGTCGTGGACCTCTTCGGCGGATCGGGCTTCGTGCCCGTCGACGAGCAGGGCCGCTTCGTGGTCACGATGGGCTCGCGCGACTTCTTCTGGCTGCAGCTGGTCCCCGCAGCCCCCACCACCGACACCGGAAACGAGTCCTGA